A region from the Desulfuromonadales bacterium genome encodes:
- a CDS encoding phosphoribosylaminoimidazolesuccinocarboxamide synthase, with translation MTPIVMQTNFADLKLVNRGKVRDIYDLGEHLLIVTSDRISAFDVIMNEGIPNKGFVLTQISKFWFEKMTDIIPNHIVATEVDDFPAATHKYRDQLAGRSMLVKKASPLPVECIVRGYVSGSGWKEYKATGSICGIKLPSGLVESQQLPEPIFTPSTKAELGEHDENIPFEKAVELCGGDLAKQARDATIAIYNRARGLADARGIIIADTKFEFGVYEGKLIWIDEAMTPDSSRFWPKDLYRPGGPQPSFDKQFLRDYLETLDWGKKAPAPPLPEEIVRKTGEKYVEALTRLTGITL, from the coding sequence ATGACACCGATTGTGATGCAGACCAATTTTGCCGACCTCAAACTGGTCAACCGCGGCAAGGTCCGCGATATCTACGATCTCGGCGAGCACCTGCTGATCGTCACCAGCGACCGGATTTCCGCCTTCGACGTCATCATGAACGAGGGGATTCCCAACAAGGGGTTCGTCCTCACCCAGATTTCCAAGTTCTGGTTCGAGAAGATGACAGACATCATCCCCAACCACATTGTGGCGACCGAAGTCGACGACTTTCCGGCGGCCACTCACAAGTACCGCGACCAGCTCGCCGGGCGCAGCATGCTGGTGAAAAAGGCCAGCCCCCTGCCCGTCGAATGCATCGTCCGCGGCTACGTCTCCGGCTCCGGCTGGAAGGAATACAAAGCTACCGGCAGCATTTGCGGCATCAAGCTGCCGTCCGGCCTGGTGGAGAGCCAGCAGCTCCCCGAACCGATCTTCACCCCCTCGACCAAGGCCGAACTGGGTGAGCACGATGAAAACATTCCCTTCGAGAAGGCCGTCGAGCTGTGCGGTGGCGACCTCGCCAAACAGGCCCGCGACGCCACTATCGCCATCTACAATCGGGCCCGGGGCCTGGCTGACGCCCGCGGTATCATCATCGCCGACACCAAGTTCGAATTCGGCGTCTACGAAGGGAAGCTGATCTGGATCGACGAAGCGATGACCCCGGACTCCTCCCGCTTCTGGCCGAAAGACCTCTACCGACCCGGCGGTCCGCAGCCGAGTTTCGACAAGCAGTTCCTGCGCGATTACCTCGAAACCCTCGACTGGGGCAAAAAAGCGCCGGCGCCGCCACTGCCGGAGGAGATCGTCCGCAAGACGGGCGAAAAGTACGTCGAGGCCCTCACCCGCCTGACCGGCATCACACTTTAA
- a CDS encoding cupin domain-containing protein: protein MAESTSKVNVEGAVAMNLAELTQYQPGSIVSRTLLQDETGTLTVFSFDAGQALSEHTVPFNAFINVLDGEAEITIGGKPVIVSTGEIVLMPGGVPHKVRAVKRFKMLLTMFKTKAG from the coding sequence ATGGCCGAGAGCACGAGCAAAGTGAACGTCGAAGGCGCGGTGGCGATGAACCTGGCCGAGTTGACCCAGTATCAGCCGGGTTCGATCGTCAGCCGCACCCTGTTGCAGGACGAGACGGGGACGCTGACCGTTTTCAGCTTCGATGCGGGGCAGGCCCTCTCCGAGCACACCGTCCCCTTCAACGCCTTCATCAATGTCCTCGACGGAGAGGCGGAAATCACCATCGGCGGCAAGCCGGTCATTGTCAGTACCGGCGAAATCGTCCTCATGCCCGGCGGGGTTCCGCACAAGGTGCGGGCGGTCAAGCGCTTCAAGATGCTGCTGACCATGTTCAAGACGAAGGCCGGCTAA
- a CDS encoding aminotransferase class IV: MIINMDGSFIHMAEACLPLDDGAVLFGDTLFETLKARGGRIRFLEEHLDRIELAARLLVFPFERQAVREALLETAQQLAVPVARLRLTLTRGSFSGLQLPPAALGRFFILGRPYAEPTESERAAGVACVVAPNRRVNPLSHLPQMKRGNYADCLYAADFARRRGAREALFVSAEGCALEGATSNLFALQGDTLVTPPAGELVLAGIMRRQVLRAAAGLGLQVKEGDLPLDELYAADEAFLSNSLIGLLPVSQIEGRPLRRGVLAERLRMASDGLAGECEESSA, translated from the coding sequence ATGATCATCAATATGGACGGCTCATTCATCCACATGGCGGAAGCCTGCCTGCCGCTCGACGACGGTGCCGTGCTCTTCGGCGACACTCTCTTCGAAACGCTCAAGGCCCGTGGCGGCCGCATCCGCTTTCTCGAAGAGCACCTCGACCGCATCGAACTCGCTGCCCGGCTGCTGGTTTTCCCCTTCGAGCGCCAGGCGGTGCGGGAGGCGCTTCTGGAGACGGCGCAACAGCTGGCCGTCCCCGTCGCCCGGCTGCGCCTGACTCTCACTCGCGGCTCTTTTTCCGGACTGCAGCTGCCGCCTGCGGCACTGGGACGGTTCTTCATCCTCGGCCGCCCCTACGCGGAACCGACCGAAAGCGAGCGGGCGGCCGGCGTCGCCTGCGTGGTCGCCCCCAACCGGCGGGTCAATCCTCTCTCCCACCTGCCGCAGATGAAGCGGGGCAACTACGCCGACTGTCTCTACGCCGCCGACTTCGCCCGTCGGCGCGGCGCCCGCGAGGCCCTGTTCGTCAGCGCCGAAGGATGCGCGCTGGAGGGAGCTACCAGCAACCTTTTTGCCCTTCAGGGCGACACGCTCGTCACGCCGCCGGCCGGCGAACTCGTGCTGGCCGGCATCATGCGCCGGCAGGTGCTGCGGGCCGCCGCGGGCCTCGGCCTGCAGGTGAAGGAAGGCGATCTACCCCTTGACGAACTATATGCGGCTGACGAGGCCTTTCTCAGCAACAGCCTGATCGGCCTGCTGCCGGTCAGCCAAATCGAGGGGCGCCCTCTGCGCCGCGGGGTGCTTGCCGAGCGGCTGCGCATGGCAAGCGATGGATTGGCCGGCGAGTGCGAAGAAAGCTCGGCCTGA
- a CDS encoding anthranilate synthase component I family protein yields the protein MPCYHHTFALDRFDPLVLFQHLCPEGPGFLESASRAPRTGRYSIVPLRRTESYRLDERGLMRLDQDGQSLLSGEPLTVLGSILAARRASRPAEAAFFPGGFFGYFAYDLAGQIERLPRRARRDRPVPQLWLDWVDLTAIYDHDAGILTLATLDPLVNLHSLEQEVRQALRLPLSPFAPPVISPPRPLLRQEEFVSMVERVRDYIAAGDIYQANLSCRFDGTFAGSAGNLYARLRRINPSPFAALLRSPGLEIVSSSPERLVSLHDGLAETRPIAGTRRRGGNRPEDARLGEELLAHPKERAEHIMLLDLERNDLGKVCRAGSVAVDELMVLERYSHVTHIVSNVRGELRQDQGPFDLIRATFPGGTITGVPKKRCMEIIEELEPVGRGTYTGSAGYVSVTGDMDLNILIRTFQKFDDEITYQAGAGIVADSIADREWEECLAKGEALRLALEDQA from the coding sequence ATGCCCTGCTACCACCACACCTTCGCTCTTGACCGCTTCGACCCCCTCGTCCTCTTCCAGCACCTCTGCCCGGAGGGGCCGGGCTTTCTCGAGAGCGCGAGCCGCGCCCCGCGCACCGGCCGCTACAGCATCGTTCCCCTGCGCCGCACAGAATCGTACCGCCTCGACGAGCGAGGGTTGATGCGCCTGGACCAGGACGGCCAGAGTCTTCTCTCCGGCGAGCCGCTGACTGTCCTCGGCAGCATACTGGCTGCCCGACGGGCGTCGCGGCCGGCGGAGGCAGCCTTTTTCCCCGGCGGCTTTTTCGGTTACTTCGCCTACGACCTCGCCGGACAGATCGAGCGGCTGCCCCGCCGCGCCAGGCGCGACCGGCCGGTGCCGCAGCTCTGGCTCGACTGGGTCGACCTGACGGCAATCTACGACCACGATGCCGGCATCCTGACCCTGGCCACCCTCGATCCCTTGGTGAACCTCCATTCCCTGGAGCAGGAGGTACGGCAGGCCCTGCGCCTCCCCCTCTCCCCTTTCGCGCCTCCGGTCATATCCCCTCCCCGGCCGCTGCTCCGGCAGGAAGAGTTCGTCTCGATGGTGGAGCGGGTCCGCGACTACATCGCCGCCGGCGACATCTATCAGGCCAATCTCTCCTGCCGCTTCGACGGGACTTTTGCAGGCAGCGCAGGGAACCTCTACGCCCGGTTGCGGCGCATCAACCCCTCCCCCTTCGCCGCCCTGCTGCGCTCGCCGGGGCTGGAAATCGTCTCCTCCTCCCCCGAGCGCCTGGTCTCGCTGCATGACGGCCTCGCCGAAACCCGGCCGATCGCCGGCACCCGGCGCCGCGGGGGCAACCGGCCGGAGGATGCCCGGCTCGGCGAGGAACTCCTTGCCCACCCCAAGGAGCGCGCCGAGCACATCATGCTGCTCGATCTGGAGCGCAACGACCTCGGCAAGGTCTGCCGCGCCGGCAGCGTGGCGGTCGACGAATTGATGGTCCTCGAGCGCTACTCGCACGTCACTCACATCGTTTCCAATGTCCGTGGCGAATTGCGCCAGGACCAGGGGCCATTCGACCTGATCCGGGCAACCTTCCCCGGCGGCACCATCACCGGCGTCCCCAAGAAGCGCTGCATGGAGATCATCGAAGAACTCGAGCCGGTCGGCCGCGGCACCTACACGGGGAGCGCGGGGTACGTGAGCGTCACCGGCGACATGGATCTCAATATCCTGATCCGCACCTTTCAGAAGTTCGACGACGAGATCACCTACCAGGCCGGTGCCGGCATCGTCGCCGACTCGATCGCCGACCGCGAATGGGAGGAGTGCCTGGCCAAGGGTGAGGCGCTGCGGCTGGCGCTGGAGGACCAAGCATGA